From Corvus moneduloides isolate bCorMon1 chromosome 4, bCorMon1.pri, whole genome shotgun sequence, one genomic window encodes:
- the DEPDC4 gene encoding DEP domain-containing protein 4 isoform X1 translates to MAGYLTPRFRRIRSQSELQPRRGSGRRRDCDGPFQATQLWNSIIHALHNQVEIKRRRQHLKTYRNCFTGSNAVDVVLSHLMQSMYLSCNDISRLKGVRVCQALMDHKVFEPVGAKLYLFKNGKETEFEDTDTSLYRFVNSSLDSLLPRKNKDNESFSPERICKQKTKRCSIRTKCDTTLSNPLALEVADKKRVEELLQSIYVHASSPPKIMVNEPTRLLSKGVIEDVWKQQTLLRLLQLIDVPLLEDILVSSVKTKSDSFGKEDDMIISNTFLDREVTCSLNLPELDRWLYAAIECLEYFPDQFLVMVSEQLPQSTNNPSSLNTYKKILFDVIMKYYTQKKDSLLATQDLDIHLGIIELIEKGKTDHALEALQLYLKLLAPNISEELHRLLTFLAIASESHGYRLQKQFENRFVIIKTCTKFILQNRTLSKLQAELLTQFLMDNHSELFKAPLTLLELTSRRLQSLLEGQDPDINSGFTFCQRITPKEYEDQKQQTNQHLLALIQEMDNDPTVPLKQKKKLIKEFRKYHSLVYCSGCKTTCEFCTPNG, encoded by the exons ATGGCGGGGTATTTGACTCCCCGCTTCAGGAGGATCCGTAGCCAGAGCGAGTTGCAGCCGCGGCGGGGGAGCGGGCGGCGCCGAG attGTGATGGTCCTTTTCAAGCAACTCAGCTGTGGAATAGTATTATACATGCCCTTCACAATCAAGTGGAAATCAAAAGACGTAGACAACACCTGAAAACATATAGAAACTGTTTCACTGGCTCCAATGCTGTTGATGTGGTACTGAGCCATCTTATGCAAAGCATGTACCTAAGCTGCAATGATATTTCTCGGCTGAAGGGAGTCCGTGTATGCCAAGCGTTGATGGATCACAAAGTGTTTGAGCCAGTTGGAGCCAAGCTTTACTTATTCAAgaatgggaaagaaacagaGTTTGAAGACACAGACACTAGTCTCTATAGATTTGTAAATAGCAGTCTTGATTCTCTTCTTCCAAGAAAAAATAAGGACAATGAAAGCTTCTCTCCTGAACGAatctgcaaacagaaaacaaaaagatgttCCAT CAGAACAAAGTGTGACACAACACTTTCAAACCCCTTAGCATTGGAAGTAGCTGATAAAAAGAGGGTTGAGGAGCTTCTTCAATCAATATACGTTCACGCATCTTCACCTCCGAAGATCATGGTTAATGAACCAACTCGCCTGCTTTCAAAAGGAG TAATAGAAGATGTCTGGAAACAGCAAACTCTGCTACGACTGCTGCAGTTAATTGATGTTCCCCTTCTAGAAGATATCTTGGTGTCTTCAGTGAAGACAAAATCAGACAGTTTTGGCAAAGAAGACGACATGATTATCTCAAATACTTTCCTGGACAGAGAGGTTACATGTAGCTTAAACTTGCCCGA GCTTGACCGATGGCTCTATGCTGCCATTGAATGCTTGGAGTATTTTCCTGACCAGTTCCTAGTGATGGTTAGTGAGCAGTTACCTCAAAGCACTAACAACCCCAGCAGTCTGAATACATACAAAAAGATTCTTTTTGATGTTATAATGAAGTATTACACTCAAAAGAAGGACTCTCTTCTTGCCACTCAGGATCTTGATATTCACTTAGGAATTATAGAACTTATAG aaaaaggaaaaacagatcaCGCTCTAGAGGCATTacaactttatttaaaattattagcaCCAAATATTAGTGAAGAACTACACAGGCTCCTTACATTCCTAGCCATTGCGTCGGAATCTCATGGCTACAGATTGCAAAAACAA TTTGAGAACAGATTTGTGATCATCAAGACTTGTACAAAGTTCATCTTGCAAAACAGGACACTGTCAAAACTACAGGCAGAACTGCTGACTCAGTTTCTTATGGACAATCACTCTGAGCTCTTCAAG GCTCCTTTAACTCTTCTGGAACTAACAAGTAGGAGACTTCAGAGTTTGCTAGAAGGGCAAGATCCAGATATCAATTCAG GCTTCACCTTCTGTCAGCGCATTACACCTAAAGAATATGAAGatcaaaaacaacaaaccaatcAGCATCTTCTAGCACTGATTCAAGAGATGGACAATGACCCTACTGTTCCTTtgaagcaaaagaagaaattaatcaaaGAATTCCGAAAATACCATTCTCTTGTCTACTGTAGTGGTTGTAAAACTACATGCGAATTTTGTACTCCGAATGGTTAG
- the DEPDC4 gene encoding DEP domain-containing protein 4 isoform X3, translated as MAGYLTPRFRRIRSQSELQPRRGSGRRRDCDGPFQATQLWNSIIHALHNQVEIKRRRQHLKTYRNCFTGSNAVDVVLSHLMQSMYLSCNDISRLKGVRVCQALMDHKVFEPVGAKLYLFKNGKETEFEDTDTSLYRFVNSSLDSLLPRKNKDNESFSPERICKQKTKRCSIRTKCDTTLSNPLALEVADKKRVEELLQSIYVHASSPPKIMVNEPTRLLSKGEDILVSSVKTKSDSFGKEDDMIISNTFLDREVTCSLNLPELDRWLYAAIECLEYFPDQFLVMVSEQLPQSTNNPSSLNTYKKILFDVIMKYYTQKKDSLLATQDLDIHLGIIELIEKGKTDHALEALQLYLKLLAPNISEELHRLLTFLAIASESHGYRLQKQFENRFVIIKTCTKFILQNRTLSKLQAELLTQFLMDNHSELFKAPLTLLELTSRRLQSLLEGQDPDINSGFTFCQRITPKEYEDQKQQTNQHLLALIQEMDNDPTVPLKQKKKLIKEFRKYHSLVYCSGCKTTCEFCTPNG; from the exons ATGGCGGGGTATTTGACTCCCCGCTTCAGGAGGATCCGTAGCCAGAGCGAGTTGCAGCCGCGGCGGGGGAGCGGGCGGCGCCGAG attGTGATGGTCCTTTTCAAGCAACTCAGCTGTGGAATAGTATTATACATGCCCTTCACAATCAAGTGGAAATCAAAAGACGTAGACAACACCTGAAAACATATAGAAACTGTTTCACTGGCTCCAATGCTGTTGATGTGGTACTGAGCCATCTTATGCAAAGCATGTACCTAAGCTGCAATGATATTTCTCGGCTGAAGGGAGTCCGTGTATGCCAAGCGTTGATGGATCACAAAGTGTTTGAGCCAGTTGGAGCCAAGCTTTACTTATTCAAgaatgggaaagaaacagaGTTTGAAGACACAGACACTAGTCTCTATAGATTTGTAAATAGCAGTCTTGATTCTCTTCTTCCAAGAAAAAATAAGGACAATGAAAGCTTCTCTCCTGAACGAatctgcaaacagaaaacaaaaagatgttCCAT CAGAACAAAGTGTGACACAACACTTTCAAACCCCTTAGCATTGGAAGTAGCTGATAAAAAGAGGGTTGAGGAGCTTCTTCAATCAATATACGTTCACGCATCTTCACCTCCGAAGATCATGGTTAATGAACCAACTCGCCTGCTTTCAAAAGGAG AAGATATCTTGGTGTCTTCAGTGAAGACAAAATCAGACAGTTTTGGCAAAGAAGACGACATGATTATCTCAAATACTTTCCTGGACAGAGAGGTTACATGTAGCTTAAACTTGCCCGA GCTTGACCGATGGCTCTATGCTGCCATTGAATGCTTGGAGTATTTTCCTGACCAGTTCCTAGTGATGGTTAGTGAGCAGTTACCTCAAAGCACTAACAACCCCAGCAGTCTGAATACATACAAAAAGATTCTTTTTGATGTTATAATGAAGTATTACACTCAAAAGAAGGACTCTCTTCTTGCCACTCAGGATCTTGATATTCACTTAGGAATTATAGAACTTATAG aaaaaggaaaaacagatcaCGCTCTAGAGGCATTacaactttatttaaaattattagcaCCAAATATTAGTGAAGAACTACACAGGCTCCTTACATTCCTAGCCATTGCGTCGGAATCTCATGGCTACAGATTGCAAAAACAA TTTGAGAACAGATTTGTGATCATCAAGACTTGTACAAAGTTCATCTTGCAAAACAGGACACTGTCAAAACTACAGGCAGAACTGCTGACTCAGTTTCTTATGGACAATCACTCTGAGCTCTTCAAG GCTCCTTTAACTCTTCTGGAACTAACAAGTAGGAGACTTCAGAGTTTGCTAGAAGGGCAAGATCCAGATATCAATTCAG GCTTCACCTTCTGTCAGCGCATTACACCTAAAGAATATGAAGatcaaaaacaacaaaccaatcAGCATCTTCTAGCACTGATTCAAGAGATGGACAATGACCCTACTGTTCCTTtgaagcaaaagaagaaattaatcaaaGAATTCCGAAAATACCATTCTCTTGTCTACTGTAGTGGTTGTAAAACTACATGCGAATTTTGTACTCCGAATGGTTAG
- the DEPDC4 gene encoding DEP domain-containing protein 4 isoform X4: MAGYLTPRFRRIRSQSELQPRRGSGRRRDCDGPFQATQLWNSIIHALHNQVEIKRRRQHLKTYRNCFTGSNAVDVVLSHLMQSMYLSCNDISRLKGVRVCQALMDHKVFEPVGAKLYLFKNGKETEFEDTDTSLYRFVNSSLDSLLPRKNKDNESFSPERICKQKTKRCSIRTKCDTTLSNPLALEVADKKRVEELLQSIYVHASSPPKIMVNEPTRLLSKGVIEDVWKQQTLLRLLQLIDVPLLEDILVSSVKTKSDSFGKEDDMIISNTFLDREVTCSLNLPELDRWLYAAIECLEYFPDQFLVMVSEQLPQSTNNPSSLNTYKKILFDVIMKYYTQKKDSLLATQDLDIHLGIIELIEKGKTDHALEALQLYLKLLAPNISEELHRLLTFLAIASESHGYRLQKQFENRFVIIKTCTKFILQNRTLSKLQAELLTQFLMDNHSELFKAPLTLLELTSRRLQSLLEGQDPDINSVHCVLKH; encoded by the exons ATGGCGGGGTATTTGACTCCCCGCTTCAGGAGGATCCGTAGCCAGAGCGAGTTGCAGCCGCGGCGGGGGAGCGGGCGGCGCCGAG attGTGATGGTCCTTTTCAAGCAACTCAGCTGTGGAATAGTATTATACATGCCCTTCACAATCAAGTGGAAATCAAAAGACGTAGACAACACCTGAAAACATATAGAAACTGTTTCACTGGCTCCAATGCTGTTGATGTGGTACTGAGCCATCTTATGCAAAGCATGTACCTAAGCTGCAATGATATTTCTCGGCTGAAGGGAGTCCGTGTATGCCAAGCGTTGATGGATCACAAAGTGTTTGAGCCAGTTGGAGCCAAGCTTTACTTATTCAAgaatgggaaagaaacagaGTTTGAAGACACAGACACTAGTCTCTATAGATTTGTAAATAGCAGTCTTGATTCTCTTCTTCCAAGAAAAAATAAGGACAATGAAAGCTTCTCTCCTGAACGAatctgcaaacagaaaacaaaaagatgttCCAT CAGAACAAAGTGTGACACAACACTTTCAAACCCCTTAGCATTGGAAGTAGCTGATAAAAAGAGGGTTGAGGAGCTTCTTCAATCAATATACGTTCACGCATCTTCACCTCCGAAGATCATGGTTAATGAACCAACTCGCCTGCTTTCAAAAGGAG TAATAGAAGATGTCTGGAAACAGCAAACTCTGCTACGACTGCTGCAGTTAATTGATGTTCCCCTTCTAGAAGATATCTTGGTGTCTTCAGTGAAGACAAAATCAGACAGTTTTGGCAAAGAAGACGACATGATTATCTCAAATACTTTCCTGGACAGAGAGGTTACATGTAGCTTAAACTTGCCCGA GCTTGACCGATGGCTCTATGCTGCCATTGAATGCTTGGAGTATTTTCCTGACCAGTTCCTAGTGATGGTTAGTGAGCAGTTACCTCAAAGCACTAACAACCCCAGCAGTCTGAATACATACAAAAAGATTCTTTTTGATGTTATAATGAAGTATTACACTCAAAAGAAGGACTCTCTTCTTGCCACTCAGGATCTTGATATTCACTTAGGAATTATAGAACTTATAG aaaaaggaaaaacagatcaCGCTCTAGAGGCATTacaactttatttaaaattattagcaCCAAATATTAGTGAAGAACTACACAGGCTCCTTACATTCCTAGCCATTGCGTCGGAATCTCATGGCTACAGATTGCAAAAACAA TTTGAGAACAGATTTGTGATCATCAAGACTTGTACAAAGTTCATCTTGCAAAACAGGACACTGTCAAAACTACAGGCAGAACTGCTGACTCAGTTTCTTATGGACAATCACTCTGAGCTCTTCAAG GCTCCTTTAACTCTTCTGGAACTAACAAGTAGGAGACTTCAGAGTTTGCTAGAAGGGCAAGATCCAGATATCAATTCAG TGCATTGTGTGCTTAAACACTGA
- the DEPDC4 gene encoding DEP domain-containing protein 4 isoform X2 codes for MAGYLTPRFRRIRSQSELQPRRGSGRRRDCDGPFQATQLWNSIIHALHNQVEIKRRRQHLKTYRNCFTGSNAVDVVLSHLMQSMYLSCNDISRLKGVRVCQALMDHKVFEPVGAKLYLFKNGKETEFEDTDTSLYRFVNSSLDSLLPRKNKDNESFSPERICKQKTKRCSITKCDTTLSNPLALEVADKKRVEELLQSIYVHASSPPKIMVNEPTRLLSKGVIEDVWKQQTLLRLLQLIDVPLLEDILVSSVKTKSDSFGKEDDMIISNTFLDREVTCSLNLPELDRWLYAAIECLEYFPDQFLVMVSEQLPQSTNNPSSLNTYKKILFDVIMKYYTQKKDSLLATQDLDIHLGIIELIEKGKTDHALEALQLYLKLLAPNISEELHRLLTFLAIASESHGYRLQKQFENRFVIIKTCTKFILQNRTLSKLQAELLTQFLMDNHSELFKAPLTLLELTSRRLQSLLEGQDPDINSGFTFCQRITPKEYEDQKQQTNQHLLALIQEMDNDPTVPLKQKKKLIKEFRKYHSLVYCSGCKTTCEFCTPNG; via the exons ATGGCGGGGTATTTGACTCCCCGCTTCAGGAGGATCCGTAGCCAGAGCGAGTTGCAGCCGCGGCGGGGGAGCGGGCGGCGCCGAG attGTGATGGTCCTTTTCAAGCAACTCAGCTGTGGAATAGTATTATACATGCCCTTCACAATCAAGTGGAAATCAAAAGACGTAGACAACACCTGAAAACATATAGAAACTGTTTCACTGGCTCCAATGCTGTTGATGTGGTACTGAGCCATCTTATGCAAAGCATGTACCTAAGCTGCAATGATATTTCTCGGCTGAAGGGAGTCCGTGTATGCCAAGCGTTGATGGATCACAAAGTGTTTGAGCCAGTTGGAGCCAAGCTTTACTTATTCAAgaatgggaaagaaacagaGTTTGAAGACACAGACACTAGTCTCTATAGATTTGTAAATAGCAGTCTTGATTCTCTTCTTCCAAGAAAAAATAAGGACAATGAAAGCTTCTCTCCTGAACGAatctgcaaacagaaaacaaaaagatgttCCAT AACAAAGTGTGACACAACACTTTCAAACCCCTTAGCATTGGAAGTAGCTGATAAAAAGAGGGTTGAGGAGCTTCTTCAATCAATATACGTTCACGCATCTTCACCTCCGAAGATCATGGTTAATGAACCAACTCGCCTGCTTTCAAAAGGAG TAATAGAAGATGTCTGGAAACAGCAAACTCTGCTACGACTGCTGCAGTTAATTGATGTTCCCCTTCTAGAAGATATCTTGGTGTCTTCAGTGAAGACAAAATCAGACAGTTTTGGCAAAGAAGACGACATGATTATCTCAAATACTTTCCTGGACAGAGAGGTTACATGTAGCTTAAACTTGCCCGA GCTTGACCGATGGCTCTATGCTGCCATTGAATGCTTGGAGTATTTTCCTGACCAGTTCCTAGTGATGGTTAGTGAGCAGTTACCTCAAAGCACTAACAACCCCAGCAGTCTGAATACATACAAAAAGATTCTTTTTGATGTTATAATGAAGTATTACACTCAAAAGAAGGACTCTCTTCTTGCCACTCAGGATCTTGATATTCACTTAGGAATTATAGAACTTATAG aaaaaggaaaaacagatcaCGCTCTAGAGGCATTacaactttatttaaaattattagcaCCAAATATTAGTGAAGAACTACACAGGCTCCTTACATTCCTAGCCATTGCGTCGGAATCTCATGGCTACAGATTGCAAAAACAA TTTGAGAACAGATTTGTGATCATCAAGACTTGTACAAAGTTCATCTTGCAAAACAGGACACTGTCAAAACTACAGGCAGAACTGCTGACTCAGTTTCTTATGGACAATCACTCTGAGCTCTTCAAG GCTCCTTTAACTCTTCTGGAACTAACAAGTAGGAGACTTCAGAGTTTGCTAGAAGGGCAAGATCCAGATATCAATTCAG GCTTCACCTTCTGTCAGCGCATTACACCTAAAGAATATGAAGatcaaaaacaacaaaccaatcAGCATCTTCTAGCACTGATTCAAGAGATGGACAATGACCCTACTGTTCCTTtgaagcaaaagaagaaattaatcaaaGAATTCCGAAAATACCATTCTCTTGTCTACTGTAGTGGTTGTAAAACTACATGCGAATTTTGTACTCCGAATGGTTAG